From a region of the Methanoculleus receptaculi genome:
- the lonB gene encoding ATP-dependent protease LonB, translating to MEETDLLADLEVSTSSDIDVPPKLIDQVIGQEHAVEVIRKAAVQRRHVMMIGTPGTGKSMLAKAMAELLPKEELQDILVYPNPEDSNNPIIRTVPAGRGKQIVNAHKAEARKKIQMRSTLIMLLIIGIIGYAIITYQWLMGIIAAAFIFMALRYSMPREDAMVPKLLVSRDSNNTAPFVDATGSHAGALLGDVRHDPFQSGGLETPAHDRVEAGAIHRAHGGVLFIDEINTLTPHSQQNLLSALQEGSFPITGQSERSSGAMVRTEPVPCRFVMVAAGNVDAIQGMHPALRSRIRGYGYEVYMRETMEDTPENRKKFLRFIAQEVKNDGKIPHFDRSAMLEVLREARRRSNRKGHLTLKLRDMGGLIRVAGDLARQEGAELTTARHVLAAKSTSRSIEDQISDEYIRRSRDYDITVVEGTRVGRVNGLAVMGSDSGTVLPVMAEVTPNQGANGTVIATGMLKEIAQESIKNVSALIKKFTGRDIRNMDIHIQFIGTYGGIEGDSASVTVATAVISAIENIPVRQDVAMTGSLSVRGDVLPIGGVTYKIEAAAKAGIKKVIIPRSNLDDVLIEDRYRSMIEIVPVDHIEEVLQNALVPENREGFLSKLRKLAANSAGGIFDPNLGHPAA from the coding sequence ATGGAAGAGACGGATCTCCTCGCCGATCTTGAGGTGAGCACATCTTCAGATATCGATGTACCCCCAAAACTGATAGATCAGGTCATCGGCCAGGAACATGCCGTTGAGGTTATCCGGAAGGCTGCGGTCCAGCGCCGACATGTGATGATGATCGGCACCCCGGGAACCGGCAAATCGATGCTGGCGAAGGCAATGGCCGAACTACTCCCTAAAGAGGAACTCCAGGATATACTGGTCTACCCGAACCCGGAAGACAGCAACAACCCGATCATACGAACCGTGCCTGCTGGCCGCGGCAAGCAGATAGTCAACGCCCACAAGGCCGAGGCAAGGAAGAAGATCCAGATGCGGAGCACCCTCATCATGCTTCTGATCATCGGGATCATAGGCTACGCGATAATCACCTACCAGTGGCTTATGGGCATAATAGCCGCCGCCTTCATCTTCATGGCGTTGAGATACTCGATGCCCCGCGAAGATGCAATGGTCCCAAAACTCCTGGTATCGCGCGACTCGAATAACACGGCGCCCTTCGTCGATGCCACCGGGTCACACGCAGGGGCGCTGCTCGGCGACGTCAGGCACGACCCCTTCCAGAGCGGGGGGCTCGAGACACCGGCACACGACCGTGTAGAGGCCGGCGCAATCCACCGGGCGCACGGCGGCGTGCTCTTCATAGACGAGATCAATACCCTCACACCCCACTCACAGCAGAACCTGCTGAGCGCGCTCCAGGAGGGATCCTTCCCGATCACCGGCCAGAGCGAACGCTCAAGCGGTGCGATGGTCAGGACCGAGCCGGTCCCATGCCGGTTCGTGATGGTTGCTGCAGGAAACGTCGATGCCATCCAGGGGATGCACCCCGCACTCCGGTCGCGTATCCGGGGATACGGCTACGAGGTATATATGCGCGAGACGATGGAAGACACCCCCGAAAACCGGAAGAAGTTCCTCCGGTTCATCGCCCAGGAGGTAAAGAACGACGGCAAGATCCCTCACTTTGACCGGAGCGCCATGCTCGAGGTTCTCCGCGAGGCTCGCCGGCGCTCGAACCGGAAGGGGCACCTGACCCTGAAGCTCCGTGACATGGGCGGTCTCATCCGCGTGGCAGGTGACCTCGCCCGGCAGGAGGGCGCGGAGTTAACCACGGCCAGGCACGTCCTCGCGGCGAAATCCACCTCGCGTTCGATCGAGGACCAGATCTCCGACGAATACATCCGGAGAAGCCGCGACTACGATATCACGGTTGTTGAGGGCACACGGGTTGGCCGGGTAAATGGGCTTGCAGTGATGGGGAGCGACTCCGGCACCGTGCTCCCTGTGATGGCCGAGGTGACGCCGAACCAGGGGGCAAACGGGACGGTTATCGCAACCGGGATGCTCAAGGAGATTGCCCAGGAGTCGATCAAGAACGTCAGTGCCCTGATCAAGAAGTTCACCGGCAGGGATATCCGCAACATGGATATCCACATCCAGTTCATCGGCACCTACGGGGGTATTGAGGGGGATTCAGCCTCCGTGACCGTGGCGACGGCGGTGATCAGCGCGATAGAGAACATCCCGGTGCGCCAGGACGTCGCGATGACAGGTTCACTATCGGTCAGGGGCGACGTCCTCCCCATAGGGGGGGTCACCTACAAGATCGAGGCGGCCGCGAAAGCCGGGATCAAGAAGGTGATCATACCGCGGTCAAACCTGGACGATGTCCTTATTGAGGATCGCTACCGTTCGATGATCGAGATTGTGCCGGTTGACCACATAGAGGAGGTTCTCCAGAACGCGCTCGTGCCCGAGAACCGTGAAGGCTTCCTCTCGAAACTCCGGAAACTGGCGGCCAACTCGGCCGGCGGCATCTTTGACCCGAACCTCGGACACCCGGCGGCCTGA
- a CDS encoding ribose-phosphate diphosphokinase produces MRIISTERSQVLAARVAEKLGVPLVEAIFRRFPDGELYLKFGELDDETLIISSIVDNDMFVQTLLAIDAADRSAKTLVIPYLGYSRQDKRFSPGEPISARAVARALSTGVERVYVINIHDRSVLEQFSVPAGEISIAPAIGSYVGDLRLDNPLILAPDEGAVDLASEVAVVGGWDCDHLVKTRLSGEDVRIAPKTVDVAGRDVVIVDDIISTGGTLATAARMLRDQGAVSIHAACVHGVLTSGAYTRLLAAGVSSVVSSDTCESASSLISAANAIATAIREDAHH; encoded by the coding sequence ATGAGAATCATCAGCACAGAGCGGTCCCAGGTTCTCGCAGCCCGCGTTGCCGAAAAACTGGGGGTACCGCTGGTAGAAGCAATATTTCGCCGGTTTCCCGACGGGGAACTGTATCTGAAATTTGGAGAACTGGACGATGAGACCCTGATCATCAGCAGCATCGTCGACAACGATATGTTTGTGCAGACCCTTCTTGCGATAGATGCTGCCGACAGGTCGGCGAAGACGCTGGTGATACCCTACCTTGGGTATTCCCGACAGGATAAGCGGTTCTCTCCGGGCGAGCCGATCAGTGCCCGGGCGGTCGCGCGAGCCCTCTCTACCGGCGTTGAGCGGGTTTATGTCATCAACATCCACGACCGAAGCGTACTGGAGCAGTTCAGCGTTCCTGCAGGTGAGATCAGCATAGCCCCGGCCATTGGAAGTTATGTGGGTGATCTCCGCCTTGATAACCCACTGATCCTGGCGCCGGACGAGGGTGCGGTCGATCTCGCGTCTGAGGTCGCGGTGGTCGGGGGGTGGGACTGCGATCACCTTGTGAAGACCCGGCTCTCCGGCGAGGATGTCCGGATTGCTCCAAAGACCGTCGATGTGGCCGGTCGGGACGTCGTGATCGTGGATGACATCATATCGACCGGCGGGACTCTGGCAACCGCTGCCCGGATGCTCAGGGATCAGGGGGCCGTCTCCATCCACGCCGCCTGCGTCCACGGGGTGCTCACTAGCGGGGCCTACACCCGTCTGCTGGCGGCGGGGGTCTCATCGGTGGTCTCCAGCGATACCTGCGAGAGCGCTTCAAGCCTAATATCGGCCGCCAATGCCATCGCCACCGCGATCAGGGAAGATGCTCACCATTGA
- a CDS encoding TldD/PmbA family protein produces the protein MSDVRYYDIRCVRGEVTRIDIDNGVVESAATSFFDRTVVRALASNGWGILTRDHVDLDSKHEIDTLVREAARLAAVTKDSLDLADAPRGVLPVPPLGEDPREIDLEEKTRLLAEIEGAARLPGVTNTRANYTEGIDSVRFLDSEGNEYSYQSVRSGFSVVAIASRNGVMQMGSEREHTIRGFNLRGRHDLGRRAGEVAVSLLDAKIPKGGIQRAVLDPELAGVFTHEAVGHASEGDLVREGASVLGGRIGEHIGCDGLVIVDDPALHEFGFMPVDAEGVAVQRTEIIRDGILTSYLHNRETLAAVGDGMPGHARAEHGAPPIVRMSNTFIENGDATREEILAECREGILLIGSRGGQVDPGRGVFQFNAEYGYLIEGGETTGMLRDVSLSGEILTTLHNITLIGDDRRMNPGYCGKGGQVVPVSDGAPHLLLEDAIIGGRGE, from the coding sequence ATGTCTGACGTTCGCTACTACGATATCCGGTGCGTACGCGGTGAGGTCACCCGGATCGATATCGACAACGGGGTGGTCGAATCCGCAGCCACCTCATTCTTTGATAGAACGGTTGTCCGGGCGCTTGCATCGAACGGCTGGGGTATTCTCACCCGGGATCACGTCGACCTCGACTCAAAACACGAGATCGACACCCTCGTCAGGGAGGCAGCCCGTCTTGCCGCCGTCACGAAAGACAGCCTGGACCTTGCAGACGCCCCACGTGGCGTACTCCCCGTCCCTCCTCTCGGAGAGGACCCGCGGGAGATCGACCTCGAGGAGAAGACCAGGCTGCTTGCTGAGATCGAGGGGGCGGCGCGGCTACCCGGGGTGACGAACACACGGGCGAACTACACCGAGGGGATCGACTCGGTCAGGTTTCTTGACTCTGAAGGGAACGAATACTCTTATCAGTCCGTCCGCTCCGGGTTCTCCGTTGTCGCGATAGCATCCAGAAACGGGGTTATGCAGATGGGCAGCGAACGCGAACATACCATCAGAGGGTTCAACCTCCGGGGCAGACACGACCTCGGCAGGAGGGCTGGCGAGGTTGCGGTCTCGCTGCTCGATGCGAAGATCCCGAAGGGCGGGATACAGCGTGCCGTTCTCGACCCGGAACTTGCCGGTGTCTTCACCCATGAGGCTGTCGGCCACGCGAGCGAGGGCGACCTCGTTCGCGAGGGGGCATCGGTTCTCGGCGGGAGGATCGGCGAGCATATCGGTTGCGACGGGCTTGTGATAGTCGATGATCCGGCGCTGCACGAGTTCGGGTTCATGCCGGTTGACGCCGAGGGTGTGGCGGTGCAGCGGACGGAGATCATCCGTGACGGTATACTCACATCATATCTCCACAACCGCGAGACCCTGGCGGCGGTGGGGGACGGCATGCCCGGCCACGCGCGCGCCGAACACGGGGCGCCGCCAATAGTCAGGATGAGCAACACCTTCATCGAGAACGGCGACGCCACGCGCGAGGAGATCCTGGCAGAGTGCCGGGAGGGCATCCTGCTGATCGGTTCGAGGGGCGGCCAGGTCGACCCAGGCCGCGGTGTCTTCCAGTTCAACGCGGAGTACGGATACCTCATTGAGGGTGGCGAGACGACCGGTATGCTCCGTGACGTCTCGCTCTCGGGCGAGATCCTCACAACGCTCCACAATATCACCCTGATCGGGGATGACCGGAGGATGAATCCGGGCTACTGCGGCAAAGGCGGGCAGGTCGTGCCGGTCAGTGACGGTGCGCCCCATCTCCTCCTTGAGGACGCGATCATCGGGGGGCGCGGCGAATGA